The Bombus pascuorum chromosome 11, iyBomPasc1.1, whole genome shotgun sequence genome includes the window aaattcttcaaatccTTCCACTGCCTCCTGGTTACGTCATTGAATTCACATTTGTTGATGTTATATGGAAATATGTATAAGGATGTACCAACATCATAGTGtctataaagtataatggATTATGTTTATTCGTTTCGTTTGTGATTTCCATTGTACTCTAAATACGATAACGCGAAAGCGATGATTCGAATGACTTAAACGCAATGCTATATTGTTATACCACACCCCCTTGCGATGAAAACTCGCCAAAACCGCATTTCTCGTTTCACACTATCAAAAACGATCATTGTCCATGTTTGTCCTCTCTGCAGAAAagtgaagaatattttaacattttacttTAACTTTGGCTCAATAGCAATTTTTTCAAGCAAAATATTCCTTATATTACACAAtctaaattatgaaattatagaaaaacaattttcaatcgaCAATAAGTCGagatataaatcattttttataatgtcGATTCCTCCATGTTGCGAGTGTTGTTTCTGACTACTAAAATGCATTATTATACACGTAGTATTATTGCAAAAGATTGATAAATTGAACAAGGATCGTTTGTGTCATGAGGCCCTTGATTATTGCCTTCGCCTTTGGTGCAAGCGAAGGTtagttattttatatgaagGTTTACTATATCTCGAAGAAGTCGAGACGTTTACCTACGACTGCTTTTAAATCCGTTCCATCTTACATACAATTTCGCATGTATAGCGATAGTGATAAAAGTAAGCACGAACAGCCATTGCAAGAATCATAGAAGCTAATTGGTACCTTGAATAAGTCCTCGCGCTCATTTAACGAAAAGCTATGACATGCACTCAATTACTGTTGTAACCCTCCAATTCCCATCGCTCAGGTTACGATGCAAAACATGCTagattttactaatttttatctCTATTGGTGGATGAAATAACAGTTTTCAAGAAGttgctattttttattaaaagttactAATTTCTTAccatatttcattattagGCTATTGATGTTCattcaaattcatattttcatgaaaataatcAAAAGGATGGAACgtagatagaaaattgttatgaATCAACACACTGAAATAGATGCTAAACTGCTCACTAGAATTTTTACAGACCATCTGAATATGCAAATTACTAATTtgcttatagtatagaataaatagaagatgACACTTGTTGATGCTTATGGGAATTAGATGGTTATGCTACATTTTCTTGATTGTTGTGGCGATTGGTATTTGAAATGTCTGTTTTCGAAGTGTATGTCAATGATAATCGTAAGCCATTCCTTGAGAATTAGACGTAAGATAATTAAAGGTAAAATGTACAATTCGTCGATTGGAAACTTAATGAGGTACCTGATCTGTTTTGACCAACGTATAAAGTACACTACAATTCTCGTATCTATTATGGAGGATTTCTGGGTATTTCCTAAGTTAATGAAATACTCGATACGATcttaattaaacaatattgtattctACTCTGTGCAATATCTGGAAATGCATAAAACGTCGAATTGTACACTTTATCTGTAACGCAGTAATTTAACTGGATGTACGTATTAACATGTATGTAAGATTAAGGATTTGACGCTTTTATCAGACTGGTTTTAGGATCTTCCGCGCGGGCAAGTTTTTCGAgaagatttttaaaagaattgtCACATACGTTTAATTACCTTGTCATCGATAAAAATCGATGATTTGTGCTTTTCTATATCTTCATAGTTTACAAGCTAGTTGTTTACAAgctagtaaaaaaaaaaaaaaaggaagaatttgAGTAATCGAAAtggcaaaattaataaataggtAAAAAGTTAAAGTCAACAAATGATAATTAAGATTAGATTGAAATGCAAAGTACGCTATCGAAATTCTTGCTTGCTCTGATGTTTTATGAGATGTTCTAAGAGAAACATTATTTCTTCCGTCTTTCGACGGCAAGTGAACGttgtacttttataaatatgaatgtaCTTATATTTTGTACTGACAGTACcttgcaaaaatataatatgttaaataatgaGATTACATGTGCATGTATGATGTACgttacgaataaatatatataataggaaTACTTCTGACTTGAAAAGTGACCAAAATCTATTGACGAAATTAAATGATGGTTATGTTGTTTTGTTGAGtcaaatgtatattatattgtcACATTTACTTCATGTATTagtatagaaaaagaaaaataaaattatcgttcTACAATATGTGCGTACACacgtattttcctttttaaaataatatgtatgtatgtctTGCAAAGTACATTAAAGTAATCAATTCAGCTGATTCAGAATAGCATAAGATCTATCaaagcaaaaaatatattctatatttttttatatttcagaattcattcatataaatttatttgtacctCATTTCAACTCcgtaatgtataataattatatatttatttaaattaacgtaacaaagcatttaattgtttttttaaGGTTGGTACCTCAATTCATGTAACCTATAAACGATGTTAATGTGCATGTATTGGCTATAGTTGGCACGCCGctgattttaatatcatagTGTGAAGGAAGACAAAAATCGGGAAAAAGTACATATCCATAATTGTGGAAGTAATTTATCATTagtattctttaaaaaagaaaaaccaatttaaaaatgagtAAGGCGCATCCTCCAGAGCTTAAAAAGTAggtgtaatatataaatctctaagtagtatatgtataaaggTTATAAACacttcaattttctttcttaatttttaagattatttaaattttaattcttgtacattgtaaatgtaacaaagcgtaacaagattttatttttattttttagatatatGGATAAAAGATTATCACGTGAGTATATAAgtatatcttaaatattattggTTATGCGGTTATGTTTATAtgcaatattttgttattggagacataatatcgtatattatatttattgatgttatttcttcaaaatatattcttttcattAGTAAAACTCAATGGAGGAAGGCATGTTATTGGAATTTTACGTGGCTTTGATCCGTTTATGAACATGGTTATAGATGAAAGTGTCGAAGAATGCAAAGATGGTACAAAGAACAATATTGGAATGGTGGTAAGTTAGTGAATTCTTTTTGTGGTGACAAATGAATTACTGCTGAATTAATGAATTCATCTTATCATTTTAGGTAATACGTGGAAATAGTGTAATAATGTTAGAGGCTTTAGACAGGAtttgaattgaaatattaaaaatataaaaatgtaatatatattcttaAGGAAATAACTACATAACTTCTTATAtcatacataatattaatatcatatttattcagcctttgaaatataattcttgACCAGTCAATTTGAAAAGacaattattttgaataaaaagttttcatattaaatagtgatttattcttttaaaattttttatataaatacaatacaacAGACAATTTTTATGACATATTTTGctcagaatatattttatttgatataccATTTCAgtgatttttatgatttcaaaaataatctGCTTAATATCCTTCATTAATAACACCATTTCTTTGCACAATTGTGAAacatttaaattctattttcactATTACATTGAATTCTGTACACCGagtattatgaatattaaatgcacatataattttctttattacacTTTTGTTTaagtaaaaatgtttcatttaactacacaattgtattaaaattgtattttttattgtcaGTTAAAGATAATagaacgaattaattaaattaatgttgtttataatcaatatttatttttctgaattAGCTGTCTTATTTATATAAGgaacattaaaattttgaaggcacatgatattcatttttattaccaaGGAACTATAACTTTGCAATATATTTCGTCTATTCTTCTGGTAACATTTACTAAAATCTCAACATAAATTGCGAAGCTCAAATTAGCttctataacgatataaaaattttaaattccttcATATTGGTATTCCTATTCTAAATAGTAAGTTTATTCAATAGCAAGGAAATATTTACACGtttaattttctgtaaaaGTTACCATAGTTCTTGTTGAGAAATGGTAatagtgaaaaataatttaataaaaaagagtatagataaatatatatcatatattaattttagtcTATGTGAATGAACACTTTCAACTAAACAACTTATTTGAAAACAAAAGGAACACAACATAACTTATATGTATCTACGTATTAGAAATGGCATTAAACTGTTTTTCCATATAAAATACTCTTACAttcaataacaaattttctagtTCTTAAATATACACATCGTTCTTTTCTGTTGAATTATTCTTTTGTACGTTTTAAGATATGTCTATCATATTTTCGTCCACGTGCATAATCATAGTTTTATTTCAGTGTATAACAAGTTATTATTGTGCTTAAAGATACATTAAATATGCAATTAAGGACGATACATTTTtagataatttgaaaagaagtTATAGTGGAAAGATGGCCATATATCACAGTTTGAAAgattacattattacatatataacattCGCCCACTTTTCTAATCGTTCtcaattcaaaaatattaaatttgattagtaatataatacatttttccatAATATTCACTAAAATACTTAgaattaattcataaataaaataaatatattttcataaacaaaACCAAACATATAAcaagtaatttttcttttccgttTGTCTTATACAATTTAAGaatattgcaataattttttcagaaattcaaataaacaaTTACATAAAACATATGTATGTTTGTACAATGTAACataaaacgatatactattacgttataacgtataacgttatatactattacgttatgacgtataacattatataatattacgttatgttgtataacgttatatactattacgtgataacgcaTAATGTTctatagtataaccttataacgtataacgtataacgtataacgttatagcattacgtaacaacgtataacgttatatattattacgatataacgtataacgttatatacaatctagtagtaacgtacaacgttatatactattgcgtaataatgtataacgttatataatattaccctacaacgtataacgttatatagcattactttataacgtgtaacgttaaatagcattactttataacgtgtaacgttatatagtaataacctataacgtataacgttaaatagtattaccttatactttataatgttatatactattacgttataaagtataacgttatatgctattacgtaataacgtataacgttatatagtattaccttataacgtatgacgttatatactatcacgcaataacgtataacgttaaatactattacgtaatgacgtctaaggTTATGTAgcgttacgtaacaacgtataacgttatatactattacgtaataacgtataacgttatatactattacgtaataacgtataacggtacatactattaccttataacgtataacgttatatactattacgtactgtcgtatagcgttatttactattacgtactaacgtataacgttatatactattacgtaatgacgtataacattatatactattacgtaatgacgtataacgttatatactattacgtaatgacgtataacgttatatactattacgtaatgaagtataacgttatgtagtattagctaatgacgtataaccttatgtagtattcccttataacgtacaacgttatatactatcacgtactaacgtataacgttatatactattacgtactaacgtataccgttatataccattacgtaataacgtataacgttatatactattacgtaataacgtataacggtacatactattaccttataacgtataacgttatatactattacgtactgtcgtatagcgttatttactattacgtactaacgtataacgttatatactattacgtaatgacgtataacattatatactattacgtaatgacgtataacgttatatactattacgtaatgacgtataacgttatatactattacgtaatgaagtataacgttatgtagtattagctaatgacgtataaccttatgtagtattcccttataacgtataacgttatatactatcacgtactaacgtataacgttatatactattacgtaataacgtataccgttatataccattacgtaatgacgtataacgttatatactactacgtaatgacgtataacgttatatcctattacgatataacgtataacgttatatactattacgtactgtcgtataacgttatatactattacgtaataacgtataacgttatatattattacgtaataaggtataacgtcatatactattacgtaatgacgaataacgttatatactattacgtaatgacgtataacgttatatcctattacggaataacgtataacgttatatagtattaccttataacgtaataacgtataccgttatatactattacgtaataatgtataacgttatatactattacgtaaaaacatataacattatatactattacgtaacgacgtataatgttatgtagtattaccttatgacgtataacgttatgtagtattaccttatgacgtataacgttatgtaggattaccttataacgtataacgttatatactattacgtactaatgtataacgtcatatactattacgtaatgacgtataacgttatgtaatattaccttataacgtataacgttatatagtattacgtaatgacgtataacgttatatcctattacgtaataacgtataccgttatatagtattacgtaataacgtacaacgtcatatactattacgtaatgacgtattacgttatatactattacgtaatgacgtataacgtcatatactattacgtaatgacgtataacgttatatcctattgcgtaataacgtataacgttatgtactattacgtaatgacgtataacgatatatcctattacgtaataacgtgtaacgttatatactattaccttataacgtataacgttatatgctattacgtaataacgcataacgttatataataataccttataacgtataacgttatatagtattacgtaatgacgtataacgttatatcctattacgtaataacgtataccgttatatagtattacgtaataacgtacaacgtcatatactatgacgtataacgttatatcctattacataataacgtatagcattatgtactattacgtaatgacgtataacgatatatcctattacgtaataacgtgtaacgttatatactactaccttataacgtataacgttatatgctattacgtaataacgcataacgttatataatattaccttataacgtatagcgttatgtactattacgtattgacgtataacgatatatcctattacgtaataacgtgtaacgttatatactactaccttataacgtataacgttatatgctattacgtaataacgcataacgttatataatattaccttataacgtataacgttatatagtattacgtaatgacgtataacgttatatcctattacgtaataacgtataccgttatatagtattacgtaataacgtacaacgtcatatactattacgtaatgacgtattacgttatatactattacgtaatgacgtataacgttatatactattacgtactaacgtataacgttatatactattacgtactaacgtataacgttgtatgctatgacgtactaacgtataacgttatatactattacataataacgcataacgttatataatattaccttataacgtataacgttatatactattacgtaatgacgtataacgttatatcctattacgtaataacgtatatcgttatatagtattaccttatgacgtataacgttatgtagtattaccctataacgtataacgttatatactactacgtactaacgtataacgttacatactattacgtaatgacgtataacgttatataatattacgtaatgacgtataacgttatatcatattacgtaataacgtataccgttatatagttttacgtaataaaatataacgtcatatactgtttacgtaatgacgtataacgttatatactattacgtaatgacgtataacgttatatcccattacgtaataacgtataacgttgtatcctattacgtaataacgcataacgttatatgatattaccttataacgtataacgttatatactattacgtaatgacgtataacgttatatcctattacataataacgtatattttatatactattacgtaatgacgtataatgttatatcctattacgtaataacgtataacgttatgtactattacgtaatgacatataacgatatatcctattacgtaataacgggtaacgttatatactattaccttatgacgtataacgttatataatattacgtaatgacgtataacgttacatcctattacgtaataacgtatatctttatatagtattaccttatgacgtataacgttttgcagtattaccctataacggataacgttatatactactaagtactaacgtataacgttatatactattaccttataacgtataacgttatgtagtattaccctataacgtataacgttatatactactacgtactcacgcataacgttatatactattacgtaataacgtataccgttatatactattacgtaataacgtataacgttatatactattacgtaataaggtataacgttatgtagtattaccatataacgtataacgttatattctattacgtactgtcgtataacgttatatactattacgtactaacgtataacgttatatactattacgtagtaacgtataacgttatatactaataccttatggcgtataacgttatatactattacgtaataacgtatacgttatatactattacgtaataacgtataacgttatatactattacgtaataaggtataacgttatatactattacgtaataacgtataccgttatatagtattacgtactaacgtataacgttatatactattacgtaatgacgtataacgttatatactactacgtaatgacgtataacgttatatcctattacgatataacgtataacgttatagactattacgtactgtcgtataacgttatattctattacgtactgtcgtataacgttatatactattacgtactaacgtataacgttatatactattacgtagtaacgtataacgttatatactattacgtaataacgtataccgttatatagtattacgtattaacgtataacgttatatactattacgtaatgacgtataacgttatatactattacgtaataacgtataacgttatatattattacgtaataaggtataacgttatatactattacgtaacgacgaataacgttatatactattacgtaatgacgtataacgttatatcctattacggaataacgtataacgttatatagtattaccttataacgtaataacgtataccgttatatactattacgtaataatgtataacgttatatactattacgtaaaaacatataacattatatactattacgtaatgacgtataacgttatatactattacgtaatgacgtataacgttatatactattacgtaatgaagtataacgttatgtagtattagctaatgacgtataaccttatgtagtattcccttataacgtataacgttatatactatcacgtactaacgtataacgttatatactattacgtactgtcgtataacgttatatactattacgtaataacgtataacgttatatattattacgtaataaggtataacgtcatatactattacgtaatgacgaataacgttatatactattacgtaatgacgtataacgttatatcctattacggaataacgtataacgttatatagtattaccttataacgtaataacgtataccgttatatactattacgtaataatgtataacgttatatactattacgtaaaaacatataacattatatactattacgtaacgacgtataatgttatgtagtattaccttatgacgtataacgttatgtagtattaccttatgacgtataacgttatgtaggattaccttataacgtataacgttatatactattacgtactaatgtataacgtcatatactattacgtaatgacgtataacgttatgtaatattaccttataacgtataacgttatatagtattacgtaatgacgtataacgttatatcctattacgtaataacgtataccgttatatagtattacgtaataacgtacaacgtcatatactattacgtaatgacgtattacgttatatactattacgtaatgacgtataacgtcatatactattacgtaatgacgtataacgttatatcctattgcgtaataacgtataacgttatgtactattacgtaatgacgtataacgatatatcctattacgtaataacgtgtaacgttatatactattaccttataacgtataacgttatatgctattacgtaataacgcataacgttatataataataccttataacgtataacgttatatagtattacgtaatgacgtataacgttatatcctattacgtaataacgtataccgttatatagtattacgtaataacgtacaacgtcatatactatgacgtataacgttatatcctattacataataacgtatagcgttatgtactattacgtaatgacgtataacgatatatcctattacgtaataacgtgtaacgttatatactactaccttataacgtataacgttatatgctattacgtaataacgcataacgttatataatattaccttataacgtatagcgttatgtactattacgtaatgacgtataacgatatatcctattacgtaataacgtgtaacgttatatactactaccttataacgtataacgttatatgctattacgtaataacgcataacgttatataatattaccttataacgtataacgttatatagtattacgtaatgacgtataacgttatatcctattacgtaataacgtataccgttatatagtattacgtaataacgtacaacgtcatatactattacgtaatgacgtattacgttatatactattacgtaatgacgtataacgttatatactattacgtactaacgtataacgttatatactattacgtactaacgtataacgttgtatgctatgacgtactaacgtataacgttatatactattacataataacgcataacgttatataatattaccttataacgtataacgttatatactattacgtaatgacgtataacgttatatcctattacgtaataacgtatatcgttatatagtattaccttatgacgtataacgttatgtagtattaccctataacgtataacgttatatactactacgtactaacgtataacgttacatactattacgtaatgacgtataacgttatataatattacgtaatgacgtataacgttatatcatattacgtaataacgtataccgttatatagttttacgtaataaaatataacgtcatatactgtttacgtaatgacgtataacgttatatactattacgtaatgacgtataacgttatatcccattacgtaataacgtataacgttgtatcctattacgtaataacgcataacgttatatgatattaccttataacgtataacgttatatactattacgtaatgacgtataacgttatatcctattacataataacgtatattttatatactattacgtaatgacgtataatgttatatcctattacgtaataacgtataacgttatgtactattacgtaatgacatataacgatatatcctattac containing:
- the LOC132912155 gene encoding probable small nuclear ribonucleoprotein G, which codes for MSKAHPPELKKYMDKRLSLKLNGGRHVIGILRGFDPFMNMVIDESVEECKDGTKNNIGMVVIRGNSVIMLEALDRI